DNA sequence from the Lycium barbarum isolate Lr01 chromosome 5, ASM1917538v2, whole genome shotgun sequence genome:
TCTGAACATCTAACTCAAAATCTTAATGAAACAGATGAAGCGGTCCAAGCTCTTCCTAACCTTTTTGGATGCCTTTTTATGCCTGCTGCGAGACAATATATAATTCAGCATCTAGAAATGGAACATATATATACTCATTGTTGCAAAAGCACCAAATGTACGAAGTGCAACATGAAACTTAGACGGATAGATCGTGAGTGAGATATGCCATTTAATTTGGAGATCTATTTATGGGAAACAAAAGCTTTTAACAATTATGTACGGATTTACCTGCCTTTGAATTTTGCCCCTTCTTTTACAAGGTGAGATAATcttattaaaaacaaaaagggAGAATTAGAGTGCCTCCACTATAGCCTTAGAGAGTCCAAAAGGTGTATCATACCATCTAACATATCGAAAGAAAATGCTCTGGCTTTTTATAAGAAAAAAGGCTCTGACTTCTACCTTATCAGAAGAAGAAACAAACAGACATGCTCTGGCTTCTATAGTGGACTGGCAATAATATTTGCTCAGAGGTGAACTGATAAACCAAATAAGATCTCAATTCTTTTGCCCAATGCACGGTATTACTTCCCCGACGTGAAAAATGGTCTATGCACCCTATCGATATATGGAAAAAGCATAACATATTAACATATGCTCAAGTCACCAAGGACACTAACTACCATCAAGTGGCCTCTTGCAGTCATTTGTAAAGCAGGAAAATCAATGCAATTAAGCCAGCAAGACTAAAGCTTGAATACCCCATTCCAAGCAAAGGGGGTTCCAATATTTAAACTTTTATGGGTTTAGATTCGGAATTATAACACAACCCATCTAATCTACAAGGTTCAAAACTTATTATTTGTACTTATTCTGTTGGTACAAATATACATAGTCTAAACCAAAGCTATTGTATGCACCTAGGGCTGGCAAAATGGTTAAAAAACAAGATGGATAACTGACCATTTAAAAATGGATCAAATATCCACTAAAAAATGGATATCCATGttatcaataccaatatcaaaaccccacttgtgggatttttcatgagttcttgctttTTGAAAGTCTTTGCTTATTTTGGCTTTTAGATTCTGTTCTCACCTGACTATTCATGAAAtcatggataatatggatatccgcCGGTTAATCCATTTTTTATCCGCCTCTCTATATCTAtgaggtagggataaggtctgagtacactctaccctcctaaGACCCAACTTGTGgcattatactgggtatgttgttgttgctgctaacCCTTTTTTCATGTTAAATATGAGCGGGTAGGATATTTTATCCGTTTTTTGTTTAATCTGTAGTTGACCTGCTCGTTTGCACTCCTATATGCACCCATAGCTTTTTCACACAATTTACATACCACTACCTAAAATCTTTACTAAGCATACCAAAATAGCAAATCACTCAGAGGTACTAAACAAAAAAcggtttcttgattcatttgCCAATAACAGACATCTAAACAAGATGTACCCTCCTCTTAAAAACCCCTCTTTTTAAGCATAATATCCATCGAAACATTAAACAAGGCCATAATTCTAGAGCTCCAAACATACAATTTACCTACCACTACCTAAAATCTTTACTTAGCATACCAAAAAAGCAAATCCTATAGGGGTATTAAACAAAAAAACGGGTTCTTGATTCATTGGCCAATAACAACCACCTGAACAACAAACACCCACCTCTCAAAAACCCATCTTTTTAAGCACAGAATAACTATAAAACgaaacaaacaaataaaaaagGTTTCTTGATTCATTGGCCAATAACAAACACCTCAACAACAAATGCCCTCCTCTCAAAAACCTATCTTTTTAAGCATCATATAACAAATAAAAAAGGTTTCTTGACTCATTCACCAATAACAAACACCTAAACAACAAACACCTTCCTCTCAAAAACCCATCTTTTTAAGCATAACATAACTATAAAACgaaacaaacaaattaaaatggtTTATTGATTCATTCGCCAATAACAAACACCTAAACAACAAACACCCTCCTCGTAAAAAACCCTCTATTTAAGTATCAtatttcttgagccgagggtctattgaaaacaacctctctacctcatagaggtaaggtctgcgtagaCTCTACCTTCCCAGACCCCTCTTTGTGGGAACATACTAGGTATGTTGTCGACTAAAAAACgaaacaaacaaataaaaatgGTTTCTTGATTCATTGGCCAATAACAAACACCTAAACAACAAACACCCTACTCTCAAAAAACCCTCTTTTTAAACATGACATAactaataaaacaaaacaaacaaataaaaaagGTTTCTTGATTCATTCTCCAATAACACACACCTAGACAACAAACACCTTCCTCTTAAAACCCCTTTTTTTAAACATtactataaaaagaaagaaataatatAAATCATAAATCAATTACCTTGTGCAAAGGAAATAAGCTTTGATGGGAATTTTTCCAATTTCCTCATCATCTTTAGACTCCAAAGAGTATGTATTATCAAGCTTATTATGTTGGTTGTTATATTCAAAATCATCCACATATTGTGGGGCTGCAGAAAATGACCTGAAATTCAAGAATTGAATCTTAGGTACTAAAGTTGATGAAAAATTACTAGTTTTGTGAAGTGGATTTTTGTGGGTAAGTGGtattattgatcttgattttgtGATAATAATATGAGCTACAAAGTTAGCAGCTTTCCATCTCCCCATTAACTGGGAATAGGGTGTGTTTGCTTGCTTCTTCAATGTATGTGTTTTGTGTTTGTTTCAATATAAGTCTCATTGTCCTAAAACCAATACTGATGGGCCAAAATTAGCAGATAAAATGACAAAAAATAGTCCACATATTTGAGGTGTTTTCAAAGTAGTCCCCTCAAGTATGAACTACACCTTctctcccaatttatgtgatgtagTTTATTTGAACGCTAAGGGTAAGAAATAACGAAGGACTTTTGAATCTTGaggtctaaaataagtcaaagatatttgtgtgattataaatcatctcgttaagtgtaaaaaaataaaatttaaagttaaattattgtcAAATAAGGAAATGTGTTATTCGTTTTaggactgactaaaaagaaaagtgtgtcgtacaaattgggacggagggagtaatcaGTTTTGGACTTTTAAGTTTGTGATAAGTTAATACTGTCTCAATCAAATATTTGTCGAGCTCTGCCAGTTAGATTCAACGGGAGCTctgaagaaaaaaagaaattagCGGGAACTCACATTTGAAGGTATAATTATTAGAGTTTTTgctatttttgatttatttttatagTTTGGTGCATCTTTTTAAGGGTTAATTTCTGCTAATTTTTTTTATGGTTTTGATGTCTAGTGAAGTTTTTTATGTTCCATTATTAAAGATTTGATGAGGCTTTATTGATATTTAAGATTAAATCTTCTTTTTAAATTTCGGTCAAACTTAACGAACATAAATTGTTAAATATTAGGAGGAACAAAAGTGTTAACTAAAACCCCCATGAACTGGGTGTGGGATTGACCTGAAAATTCTAATGTGTTTGTGTTTGTTTCAATGAAGTGCCATTGGGCTAAAACCAATACTGATGGACAGAAAGTGACAAAAAGACCAAAAAGATCCCTTATTTTGTTTACTTAAGAATCAAACTCATCCTTTGTTTTTAACATGGAACATTAATAGTcctctatatttgaaaatattagaGCATTAATAGTCCCCTGCCTAGCTTTTGTTTAATTTTTAACGCTTAGCTAAATTTTAACTTCTTTCTGATCTTTTCACCTAACTTGTTGCTCAAgatttatttttacttttactgTGTTATAGTTTTTAATGATTTATCGGAAACACCCTCTCTACCCTCACAAGATAGGGGTAAGGCTACGTACACACCATCCTCTTCAGATctcacttgtgaaattacactgAGTAAGTTGTTGTAAATGaactttaaaaatgaaaaaagaggccaACTAGTAGGGGTGTTCAAATGAGACCGAAAAACCGATCCGAACCGCTAAACAGAGTCAAACCGACTTAATAAACCGAAAACCGGCTTGGTTTGGCtttatttggttttaaattttaaaaaactgataacatttggtttggtttggtgttaaaccaaaaaaacccgaaccaaaaccgaaccaaaccgatatatatatatatatatatatatatatatatatatatatatatatatcttcttcaAAGTTTTGGCTCAGACCAAGTCCAATataaattcaaataattagaaagaaaattgtagcccatttaagtttaaggtaaaataaaataaaaatttgctaaaggtaaaataaaaaatttgccCCTTATCCAGTTCTATGGTTCCCTCTTTTACATGTCATCTGAATTATTACTAATAAACTAGCATTTTATCCGTAACAAATTAAAGGGAAGAAAATggcaattggaatttaaaaagatTTGGTAGATGACTTTCTCTTTCTGTTTATCATTTTCCATTTTAacttcggaaaagggccaaaattacccctgaactttgaaaaatagttcatccatacccttcgttatactttagggtcaattatacccttacagttatactatggggtcaattatacccttctgtctaactgttgccacgtgacatcatcccagcccttcaaaattattttaccctcaaataattttttactcactaaaataactcaatccgaaGAGTAGATGGGCATGAAAAGTTACATATGAATAAAATTTGGGGTGTTAATAGTGGTCGGGAGAAGACTCAAATATGTCACACCCATATATAGTTTTCTTACTCATCTACACCTCATTAGTGTACTCTCTTTTATACAcgcctttcttttttcttaaacaGGTTTATGTGtgtttttaaatcttttttagAGAGTCATAAAGTACGTAAAAATTACTTGTGCAATGATGTAGAATAAGATTAGATTCATAATCCAATTAATTAAGAGAGTGTAATTTTTTCATGTAAAATAATAATGTTAATGTTATTAATATAAGGGACAAACTTGTCCTTATAAGCTTGTTACATAAAATTAGAAAAGATTGAGGTTTATATAGGAATTGGGAAAAGGCTTAAATATGCCATTGAATTACGAAATGACTCATATATGCCACTCGTAAATTTAAGGGTTTAGATAATGCCACGTGGCAAAATATGGTAGTAGTAGAATCCTGTTAGTGAGTAATGGCATATATGACCCAAAATGTTAACGGCGGGGCATTTTTGAACCCAACTATTAACGAGTGGCATGAATAAACCTTTTTTATAATTCGTTGGCATATTTAAGTCTTTTCCGTTGATAGTAATTAACCAGCTTACGATAACTATATGTCATATAAAAATCTTACTTCAATGAAAATCTACTCATAATATTCAGGTCATATGACCTTCAggctaaaaataaaaaataacaaaaaattcATTGCAGTAACACATTTGAAGTTGTAGATCTTGAACTCAGATGAATAAAAACAACTCATAGACATCGAGATAATATAAAAAATTAGTCAATATATGTCTTAATTTTCTAAAGTGATTACGAAATTAAAAAATTTGATTAAGATGACATTTATTAAGACATATATTGATTAATTTTTTCCAATTCTAtccttagacaataaagtaacatctaaataatGATCAAAAAGCCATATAATAACTTGGTATTATTAGATTTTTAATGTCAAAAAAATTACTTCTTCTGCCTGCTTTAATCAAAAggtgaaaataatttatttttattataaaggtaatttgataaacttgatattattaatttcttaatatgcgtaaTTTTTAGTTAAGGTGAAGCTTGGACGGCGGAGTTGTTTTTAGGACCCACTCCAATGTAATTAAAAAGAATTCGATACCATTTTGATGAGATAAGAGCATAAAAAAGTAGGTTACAGAATCGTGTGCAGTAAATCTTCCTAAGAACAATAGGGTTCTTGAAAACCTCAAATCTTAGACTCATAAAACCATTGATTTTGTGCAGATCTTTAAGGTATCAAATCTAGCTTTGAAGAATTTTGTTAAGTATGGGGACAACAAGAATTGACATGTTGCCTGATTGTGTCACTCATATTGTTCTGTCTCACCTTGGCTTTAAAGAAGCAGCCCGGATGAGTATTCTCTCCAAAACATGGTTACGTGCCTGGTTAACACATCCAAATTTAGAATTCAGAATTTATGATTTCAAATGTATAAAAACAATAGACGAAATCTTGGAAAGATATAGGGAACAAAATATCCCTATAGAAAAGCTTAGTTTCTATGTTACTGGTGAAGTTTTTCCCCTGATTGATAAGTGGTTTCGAATTGCTCTTCAAAATGGTGTTAAGTATCTTGAATTTGGATATACTGATTATGGTTGTCATTTCCAACATATATTATTGTACCCCTTGCCTGTTTTCACTATCTTGGCAGCAAAATCTTTAAGAAAATTGGTTCTCAAGGACTGTGATCTCATGCAACTTCCGTTATTATCTAGTGGTGTGGCCAATTATTGTGATTCTTTGAGAGAGCTTTCTTTAATAGGTGTTCGTTTAGACGACAACATGCTTCAGACTCTGTTAACTACTTGTCCTATGATTGTCAGTTTCACCATTAAGCATTGTATTGGGTTGGAAAAGGTTGAGTTGCGGAATCTCCAGAAGATAAAGATGGTTTCTGTTTATATCGATAAAAAACAGCCTGTTGAAATTCAAGCACCAACTCTTGAACACTTGTTTTGTTGTGGTCTTGCGGAAAAGAGCCTTAAGTTGGATATTGTTGCATGTCTTAATCTGAAATCTTTAAAGCTATCATGTGTGAAGATATCTGATCGATTTCTCGAGAAAGTTACTTGTGAATGTCAATTCCTTGAGAGTTTGATGTTAGATAACGTCGTTAGTAAAGGGAGTAAAAAGCTTAAAGTTTGCGGGAGTCAATCTCTTAAGAAATTGGAGATTCGTGGTTGTGATGCCATAGCGGTGATTGATGAAGCTCCAAATTTGGAATCACTCGAGTATGTTGGATGCCATATTCCTGTGCTTAAAACTGGGAAAACATTTGGCCCATTGAAGCACTCGCGTATGGAATTATATCGCCACAGCAATTTAAATGCTCTATGGTTCTGTAAATTGAGGAAATTTCTGTTTAACTCGAACTCTTTGTTTCAAATTACCCTTCACTTCCCCAAATGCATTAAAATCGACATGGGACATTGGGATCCTTATCGTGGATTATTTACTATCCCCCAAGTGGACGTGTTAAATGTGCATTTAGCTTGGTCAATGAAGTGTCCAGTTTTTATGGATGCTTTATTATGGAGCTGTCATCCTAGGAGACTCAACTTATTCTCGACTATACGAATGATTACATGTTTCAACAATCATTTAATGCGTACGAAGAGTTCAAGTCTTTCTAGTTCTCGTGGAAGCAAGCCTTGGCAATGTCAATTAGTAGATGTGCGAGTCCATAGAGAAGACTTGAGCGGGCAGCCTGTGGAACATAACAAGAGGAAGAGAATTTGTTTTTCATTAGATTGGAGGTAGTTTCTCTCTAATGCAAATTGAATGCACATATTCTTTAATAAAGCTTACTACTTTATATATTTCCAGAATAAATTCTAGCTACTCAGATTTGAGTTCCATTTGAGTTCTAGTAAATATCAATACTTTGATTAATGGAAGTTGTTCAGCACATGACTTGATACACTGTGTTTGGTGCCTTTCTATTCAACATTTCAGCTTGTGGCCTCAATTATGTGTACTGCAGTAGAGGAAAATTTATGCTGCATCTGGTTCTATTTTAAACTTCTCATTCCTGTTCTTATAGCCTATAGGAATATAAAAACTATATAGCACTTCCTTTTCCCATACGGTAACTATTTGGTTTTCAAAATTTTGCAAGTAATATCTTCTGTGGTTCTGTTGAAATAGGGAGTAGTATT
Encoded proteins:
- the LOC132642006 gene encoding F-box protein At5g03100-like isoform X1 yields the protein MGTTRIDMLPDCVTHIVLSHLGFKEAARMSILSKTWLRAWLTHPNLEFRIYDFKCIKTIDEILERYREQNIPIEKLSFYVTGEVFPLIDKWFRIALQNGVKYLEFGYTDYGCHFQHILLYPLPVFTILAAKSLRKLVLKDCDLMQLPLLSSGVANYCDSLRELSLIGVRLDDNMLQTLLTTCPMIVSFTIKHCIGLEKVELRNLQKIKMVSVYIDKKQPVEIQAPTLEHLFCCGLAEKSLKLDIVACLNLKSLKLSCVKISDRFLEKVTCECQFLESLMLDNVVSKGSKKLKVCGSQSLKKLEIRGCDAIAVIDEAPNLESLEYVGCHIPVLKTGKTFGPLKHSRMELYRHSNLNALWFCKLRKFLFNSNSLFQITLHFPKCIKIDMGHWDPYRGLFTIPQVDVLNVHLAWSMKCPVFMDALLWSCHPRRLNLFSTIRMITCFNNHLMRTKSSSLSSSRGSKPWQCQLVDVRVHREDLSGQPVEHNKRKRICFSLDWRLDHSLVLPGDSTYSRLYK
- the LOC132642006 gene encoding F-box protein At5g03100-like isoform X4, encoding MGTTRIDMLPDCVTHIVLSHLGFKEAARMSILSKTWLRAWLTHPNLEFRIYDFKCIKTIDEILERYREQNIPIEKLSFYVTGEVFPLIDKWFRIALQNGVKYLEFGYTDYGCHFQHILLYPLPVFTILAAKSLRKLVLKDCDLMQLPLLSSGVANYCDSLRELSLIGVRLDDNMLQTLLTTCPMIVSFTIKHCIGLEKVELRNLQKIKMVSVYIDKKQPVEIQAPTLEHLFCCGLAEKSLKLDIVACLNLKSLKLSCVKISDRFLEKVTCECQFLESLMLDNVVSKGSKKLKVCGSQSLKKLEIRGCDAIAVIDEAPNLESLEYVGCHIPVLKTGKTFGPLKHSRMELYRHSNLNALWFCKLRKFLFNSNSLFQITLHFPKCIKIDMGHWDPYRGLFTIPQVDVLNVHLAWSMKCPVFMDALLWSCHPRRLNLFSTIRMITCFNNHLMRTKSSSLSSSRGSKPWQCQLVDVRVHREDLSGQPVEHNKRKRICFSLDWS
- the LOC132642006 gene encoding F-box protein At5g03100-like isoform X2, producing the protein MGTTRIDMLPDCVTHIVLSHLGFKEAARMSILSKTWLRAWLTHPNLEFRIYDFKCIKTIDEILERYREQNIPIEKLSFYVTGEVFPLIDKWFRIALQNGVKYLEFGYTDYGCHFQHILLYPLPVFTILAAKSLRKLVLKDCDLMQLPLLSSGVANYCDSLRELSLIGVRLDDNMLQTLLTTCPMIVSFTIKHCIGLEKVELRNLQKIKMVSVYIDKKQPVEIQAPTLEHLFCCGLAEKSLKLDIVACLNLKSLKLSCVKISDRFLEKVTCECQFLESLMLDNVVSKGSKKLKVCGSQSLKKLEIRGCDAIAVIDEAPNLESLEYVGCHIPVLKTGKTFGPLKHSRMELYRHSNLNALWFCKLRKFLFNSNSLFQITLHFPKCIKIDMGHWDPYRGLFTIPQVDVLNVHLAWSMKCPVFMDALLWSCHPRRLNLFSTIRMITCFNNHLMRTKSSSLSSSRGSKPWQCQLVDVRVHREDLSGQPVEHNKRKRICFSLDWSKGWYGSQ
- the LOC132642006 gene encoding F-box protein At5g03100-like isoform X3 is translated as MGTTRIDMLPDCVTHIVLSHLGFKEAARMSILSKTWLRAWLTHPNLEFRIYDFKCIKTIDEILERYREQNIPIEKLSFYVTGEVFPLIDKWFRIALQNGVKYLEFGYTDYGCHFQHILLYPLPVFTILAAKSLRKLVLKDCDLMQLPLLSSGVANYCDSLRELSLIGVRLDDNMLQTLLTTCPMIVSFTIKHCIGLEKVELRNLQKIKMVSVYIDKKQPVEIQAPTLEHLFCCGLAEKSLKLDIVACLNLKSLKLSCVKISDRFLEKVTCECQFLESLMLDNVVSKGSKKLKVCGSQSLKKLEIRGCDAIAVIDEAPNLESLEYVGCHIPVLKTGKTFGPLKHSRMELYRHSNLNALWFCKLRKFLFNSNSLFQITLHFPKCIKIDMGHWDPYRGLFTIPQVDVLNVHLAWSMKCPVFMDALLWSCHPRRLNLFSTIRMITCFNNHLMRTKSSSLSSSRGSKPWQCQLVDVRVHREDLSGQPVEHNKRKRICFSLDWRASQF